From a region of the Solanum stenotomum isolate F172 chromosome 2, ASM1918654v1, whole genome shotgun sequence genome:
- the LOC125855546 gene encoding uncharacterized protein LOC125855546 produces the protein MGSENQQQFQENLLHNHQEQEQQQQQRKNRSLRSKAAHFVSDVATVILNPISDKPLKPRPPPLPEDGSDSDGSKHESNAEGDAKDLVDGPDTSSFSAFLYSLLSTTGSESKPNTSGKYDKQDDRDESIPELTMREPSRRKGILSRGKHSLGRALHQVARLGGFRNQGSAKGSSEMVFDDGSNSKVSGDNQIPLEDMNKKPLLNNLPETSEPSVLLTEKARIYLYAALPVLVQDRKWVLLYSTWRNGISLSTLYRRSLLWPGISLLVVGDHNGAVFGGLVDAPLKPTTKRKYQGTNNSFVFSNVSGQPVIFRPTGVNRYFTVCSMEYLALGGGGHFALYLDGDLLTGSSATSETYGNSCLAHTEDFEVKEVELWGFVYASKYEEMVSILRTETPGICRW, from the exons ATGGGTAGTGAAaaccaacaacaatttcaagaGAATCTTCTTCATAATCATCAGGAGCAggagcagcagcagcagcagagGAAGAACCGTTCTTTAAGGAGTAAAGCTGCGCACTTTGTATCTGATGTTGCTACTGTTATTCTTAACCCAATTTCTGATAAACCCCTAAAGCCCAGGCCACCACCTTTGCCT GAAGATGGATCTGATTCTGATGGAAGTAAGCATGAGTCAAATGCAGAGGGTGATGCCAAGGATTTAGTTGATGGTCCTGATACATCTTCTTTCTCGGCGTTCCTATATTCACTGTTGTCGACCACAGGATCTGAGAGTAAGCCTAACACTAGTGGAAAATATGATAAGCAAGATGATCGTGATGAGTCAATACCTGAACTTACAATGAGGGAACCTAGCAGAAGAAAAGGTATACTTTCCAGGGGTAAACATTCCCTCGGCAGAGCTCTTCACCAAGTTGCTAGACTAGGCGGCTTTAGAAATCAGGGTTCGGCAAAGGGCAGCTCTGAGATGGTGTTTGATGATGGAAGTAATTCTAAAGTTTCCGGAGATAATCAGATACCTTTGGAAGATATGAATAAGAAACCTCTTCTGAACAATCTTCCGGAAACTTCTGAGCCTTCAGTTCTCCTCACTGAGAAGGCACGGATTTATCTTTATGCTGCACTGCCTGTGCTTGTGCAGGACAGGAAGTGGGTCTTGTTATACAG TACATGGAGGAATGGAATATCACTCTCAACTTTATATAGGAGAAGCCTACTCTGGCCTGGCATCAGTCTACTG GTTGTGGGGGACCATAATGGTGCTGTGTTTGGTGGGCTAGTTGATGCACCTTTAAAGCCAACAACGAAGAGAAAATATCAG GGTACaaataattcatttgttttCTCAAATGTATCTGGCCAACCTGTCATATTTCGTCCCACAG GTGTCAATCGCTATTTTACTGTCTGTTCCATGGAGTATTTAGCTTTGGGAGGCGGTGGCCATTTTGCTCTCTACTTAGATGGGGATCT GCTAACAGGTTCAAGTGCAACATCAGAAACTTATGGTAATTCTTGTTTGGCACATACTGAAGACTTTGAAGTTAAGGAAGTTGAG TTATGGGGATTTGTATATGCTTCCAAGTACGAAGAGATGGTTTCGATTTTGCGAACAGAGACACCTGGAATTTGCCGCTGGTAA